The Hymenobacter sp. DG01 sequence AAATCTGCTGATTCAGCCGCATGACCTTTGCCAGAGCCGGCTGGTTAAGCTGCGGCCCTACCCCCGCCGCCTGGGCAAACTCCAGGAGCCGCTCGGTGGGCATATTGCCGGTGAGCTGGTCAGCGGCCATGGGGCAGCCGCCGTAGCCGCCCAAAGCCCCATCGAAGCGGCGGCAACCGGCCTCGTAGGCGGCCTGCACTTTTTCGCGCCAGGTGTCGGGGGTAGTGTGCAGGTGGGCCCCGAAGTTAATTTGCGGGAAGGCGGCCGTCAGCTCCCGGAAGGCCGGGCCAACGGTAGCGGGCGTGGAAACCCCGATGGTATCGGAGAGGGCCACGATGCCCACCTTCAGGTTGGCCAGCTTCTGGGTGAACTCGCCGAGCACTTCCGGGCTCCAGGGGTCACCGTAGGGGTTGCCGAAGCCCATGCTCAGGTACACTACCTGCTCCTGTCCGCTGCGGGCGCACAGCTCCTGCATCCGGGCTACGTCGTCGAGAGCCTGGGTTATGCTTTTGTTGGTGTTGCGCTGCTGAAAGGTTTCGGACACCGACAGCGGGAAGCCGATGTAGCGGATCTGCGGGTGCTGGGCGGCGGTTTCGGCCCCGCGCAGGTTGGCCACGATAGCCAGCAGCTGGGTTTGGGTCTGGCTCAGGTCGAGGCCGGCCAGCACCTCGGCGGTATCGGCCAGCTGCGGAATGGCCTTGGGCGACACAAAGGAGCCGAAATCGAGGGTATCAAATCCTACCTGCAGCAGGGCGTTGAGGTAGGCCGTCTTATCGGGGGTAGGAATGAACGTGGGCCAGCCCTGCATGGCGTCGCGCGGGCATTCGGTGAGGTGGAGCATGGGTGGGGAGGTGGTGAAGGTGCGAAGTTGGGAAAAGTGGTGAAATAGTGAGGTGGTGAGTTAGTTGTTCTAGTGGCGCTAGCGGCCCCGATTGCCCGGTAACCTCGGCGTCCCCTACCCCCTTGCAACAACCAAAGCCCCATCGGGGCGGCTGGTCGTTGAATGTTTCATGTTGCCCCTCCGCGGCTACCCTATCTGCGCATACTGAACATTAAACTCACCATTTCACTAGTTCACTATCTCACCGCTCCCCTATCGAACTACTAACCGCCAACTGGGGTTTGTCCTATTACCTACCTCCTATTACCCACTACCCCTTGATGCTACTTCGCTTGCGGACCCTATCGGCCGCGCTGTTCGTCCTATTTCTTACTGCCTGCAGCCAAAGCCAGACGCTGCAGGGAATCTTCCAGCAATCCACTCCGCACGAAGCCTACGCCCGCAAGCTAAAACAGGCCGGCCTGGCTGAAACCGCCCTGGGCCGCGACTGGCTACGGGCCGCCGACCAAGCCCTGCGCGACTCGTTGGTGGTGAAGCTGCCGTTTCAGGAAAGCGGCTTTTTCCCCGCCGACCGGGCCGTGGCCACTGGTCTGCGCTACCTCGTGCGGGCCGGTGAAACCATTCAGATCAGCCTGACGCTGGCGCCCGGCACCCAGGCTCCCAAGGTGTTCGTAGATGCCTTCGAGCTGAGCCCCGACCGTTCTGCTCCCCGCCATCTGGCAGCCGCTGATACCGCTGCCCTCTCATTTCGCTACGTGGCCGAGGCCGACCGCCAGCATGTGCTGCGGGTGCAGCCGGAACTGCTGCGCGGCGGCCGCTACACCCTGCGCATTCGGCGCGAGCCCAGCCTGAGCTTCCCGGTAAAAGGCAAGACCGATGCGGCCGTGGGTTCGTTCTGGGGCATGCCCCGCGACGGAGGTGCCCGCCGCCACGAGGGCATCGATATTTTTGCTCAGCGCGGTACGCCGGCCGTAGCCTCGGCCCACGGCTATATCACCCGCGTCAACGAAACCAAGCTGGGCGGCCGGGTAGTATGGCTGGCCGATACCGACCATAATCAGCACCTATACTATGCCCACCTCGATAAGCAGCTGGTGCAGCCCGGCCAGCGCGTGAAGCCCGGCGATACGCTGGGGCTGGTGGGCAACACCGGCAATGCCCGCACCACCTCGCCCCACCTGCACTTTGGGGTGTACCGCAACGGGGCCGTTGATCCGTTTCCGTTTGTGCGCCGCCCCGATGCGATGCCGCCCGTGCCCAAGGTACTGCCGAGCCGCCTGGGCCAGTGGGTAAGGGCCCGCGAAACCCGCCTCACGCTGCGCCGCATGCCTACTACTACTGGCGTAACGGCCGCCACCGCCACGCGCCCTACCCCCCTGCTGGTGCTGGGCGCTACCGCCGAGTGGCTGCGGGTGCAGCTGCCCACCGGCCGCACGGGGTTCGTGCCGGCCAAAGCTGTGCTGACGGCTACCCCCCTGCGCCGCGAAAACCTCACGCTCCCCACCGATTTGCGGGCCCGCCCCACTGCCGATGCCCTGACCATAGCGGCCCTCCCGGCACAAACCACCGTGGCGGTACTGGGCGAGTACGGCAAGTTCCGGCTGGTGCGCCAGCCTAACGGCCGCACGGGCTGGCTGGCGGTAGCCGCCTCGTAGGGTACGGCAGGCCACACGTAGCCCGGCTTACCTTAGTTCGGTAGATAGTCTTGTTCTTCAGTTACCTCGAGCCGTAAGCGGCAGAAGGCAGGCGGGAAGCGCGGGCTCCCGTTTTTGCTTCTTAATTTTTCTTATAAAAAAGATGACGCGAGGGAGGTTCTTCATCTGTTGCTCATGTAACGGCTAGTAGGTTTGTTGTGGTGATTGGAGTAAAAACGCGGAGTAGTTTCTTGTGGGAAACTGCTCCGCGTTTTCCGTTGTACCCGCCGGGCCGTCTCCCGTATATCGCTGAACATTCCTTTTCTGCCCCTCATGCGCACTCCCCTCCTGCTCCTGATCTGCTCCCTACTGCTGGCAGCGCCCGGCGGCGCAACGCCTCCGGCACCCACCCAGGCGGCGGCTCCGGCCGTGGCCTGGGTTTCTACCCTCGATGCGGCCCTGCAACAGGCCAAAGCCACCAACCGCCCCGTGCTGGCCGTTTTCTCGGGCTCCGACTGGTGCAAGCCCTGCATCATGCTCAAGCAGGAGGTATTCGATCAGCCTGAGTTTACGCGCTACGCCCAGGACAAGCTAGTGCTGGCCCGCTTTGACTTTCCGCGCAGCAAGAAAAACAAGCTCCCGGCCGAGCAAACCCGCCACAACGAGCAGGCCGCGGCCCAACTCAACAAGGAGGGCTCCTTCCCGCTGGTGGTGCTACTCTCGCCCGAGGGCAAAGTGCTGGCCAAAACCGGCTACCGGCCGGGCGGAGCTGCGGCTTACACCAGCTACCTCAGCTCCCTGCTGGCCCGGCGGTAACGGGGCATAGCCCACCAACGGTATTGCGGCCTGTTGCGGTGGCTGGTGCTGCAGTGCGGCCCCTTCGTCCTGACCCTTTGTATTCCCCTCCCTATGCTGTTTAACCTGCGCTTTGCGTGGTTGTGGTGCTTGCTGGTGCTGCCCGCGCTGGCGGTGGGGGCTACCCCTGGCCGCCTACGCAACTACACCAAAGAGGCCCGCCTGATGGGCTCCCACTTCGCCTACACCGTGGTAGCCGATAACGATACGGTGGCCTGGCGGGCCCTGGAAGCTGCCGTGGCCGAAACCCGCCGCATCGACCGGCTCATGTCGTTCTGGGATTCGACCTCCCAGATTACCCAGATCAACCGGGCGGCGGGGCTGCGCCCGGTGGCAGTTGACCAGGAGGTGTTCGATTTGATTAAGCGCACCCTGCGGATTTCGGAGCTAAGCGAGGGCGCGTTTGACATCACTTTTGCCTCGGCCGACAAGATTTACCGCTTCGACCGCCAAGAGCACCCGCTGCCCGCCCCGGCCGTGATGCAGGCCGCCGTGGCCCGAATCAACTACCGAAAGGTGGTGCTCGATCCGGCTCGCCGTACGGTACTGCTCCAAGACAAGGGCATGCGCCTGAATCTGGCCGGGGTGCTGCAGGGCTACGGCATCCGGCGAGCCCGGCTGGTGCTCGACCAGCTCGGTATTAAGGGCGGCCTGCTCAACGGCTCGGGCGATATTCTGTGCTGGGGCCGGCAGGCCGATGGCTCGCTCTGGCGCGTAGCCATCGGCGACCCCGACCAC is a genomic window containing:
- a CDS encoding hydroxymethylglutaryl-CoA lyase; this encodes MLHLTECPRDAMQGWPTFIPTPDKTAYLNALLQVGFDTLDFGSFVSPKAIPQLADTAEVLAGLDLSQTQTQLLAIVANLRGAETAAQHPQIRYIGFPLSVSETFQQRNTNKSITQALDDVARMQELCARSGQEQVVYLSMGFGNPYGDPWSPEVLGEFTQKLANLKVGIVALSDTIGVSTPATVGPAFRELTAAFPQINFGAHLHTTPDTWREKVQAAYEAGCRRFDGALGGYGGCPMAADQLTGNMPTERLLEFAQAAGVGPQLNQPALAKVMRLNQQIFSGH
- a CDS encoding M23 family metallopeptidase, coding for MLLRLRTLSAALFVLFLTACSQSQTLQGIFQQSTPHEAYARKLKQAGLAETALGRDWLRAADQALRDSLVVKLPFQESGFFPADRAVATGLRYLVRAGETIQISLTLAPGTQAPKVFVDAFELSPDRSAPRHLAAADTAALSFRYVAEADRQHVLRVQPELLRGGRYTLRIRREPSLSFPVKGKTDAAVGSFWGMPRDGGARRHEGIDIFAQRGTPAVASAHGYITRVNETKLGGRVVWLADTDHNQHLYYAHLDKQLVQPGQRVKPGDTLGLVGNTGNARTTSPHLHFGVYRNGAVDPFPFVRRPDAMPPVPKVLPSRLGQWVRARETRLTLRRMPTTTGVTAATATRPTPLLVLGATAEWLRVQLPTGRTGFVPAKAVLTATPLRRENLTLPTDLRARPTADALTIAALPAQTTVAVLGEYGKFRLVRQPNGRTGWLAVAAS
- a CDS encoding thioredoxin family protein, giving the protein MRTPLLLLICSLLLAAPGGATPPAPTQAAAPAVAWVSTLDAALQQAKATNRPVLAVFSGSDWCKPCIMLKQEVFDQPEFTRYAQDKLVLARFDFPRSKKNKLPAEQTRHNEQAAAQLNKEGSFPLVVLLSPEGKVLAKTGYRPGGAAAYTSYLSSLLARR
- a CDS encoding FAD:protein FMN transferase, whose protein sequence is MLFNLRFAWLWCLLVLPALAVGATPGRLRNYTKEARLMGSHFAYTVVADNDTVAWRALEAAVAETRRIDRLMSFWDSTSQITQINRAAGLRPVAVDQEVFDLIKRTLRISELSEGAFDITFASADKIYRFDRQEHPLPAPAVMQAAVARINYRKVVLDPARRTVLLQDKGMRLNLAGVLQGYGIRRARLVLDQLGIKGGLLNGSGDILCWGRQADGSLWRVAIGDPDHPASISAWVQVTDVAVVTAGNYEQYFTAQGRVYGHIINPATGLPATGLRSVTIICPDVELADCLDEVVFVKGPEAGLAFINTLKGVDCTLITDDNRTLVSRNMQINYYRGNALAQPGSAARP